In a genomic window of uncultured Flavobacterium sp.:
- a CDS encoding fumarate hydratase — translation MIDFIYQDPYPILKDDTQYRKITSDFVKVEQFGEREVLTVDPKGLELLAEEALTDVSFMLRTTHLQKLRNILDDPEATDNDRFVAYNLLQNASVAAEGQLPSCQDTGTAIVMAKKGESIFTGVDDSEWLSRGIFNTYQKRNLRYSQIVPISMFEEKNSGSNLPAQIDIYAKKGTSYEFLFMAKGGGSANKTYLYQQTKSLLNDKSMDAFIRTKIKDLGTSACPPYHLALVIGGTSAEANLSAVKKASAGYYDHLPTSGNMAGQAFRDIEWEQRVQKICQESAIGAQFGGKYFTHDVRVIRLPRHAASCPVGLGVSCSADRNIKGKITKDGIFVEQLEVNPKQFLPETAPHLEAPVEIDLDMPMADILAKLSQYPIKTRLKLNGTVIVARDIAHAKIMELLEAGKPMPEYFKNHPVYYAGPAKTPEGMASGSFGPTTAGRMDVYVDEFQKHGGSMIMLAKGNRTKQVTDACHKYGGFYLGSIGGPAAILAQDNILKVEVVDFEELGMEAVRKITVKDFPAFIITDDKGNDFFENL, via the coding sequence ATGATTGATTTTATATACCAAGACCCTTATCCTATTTTAAAGGATGATACGCAATACCGCAAAATCACTTCTGATTTTGTAAAAGTAGAGCAATTTGGAGAACGTGAAGTTTTAACCGTTGATCCAAAAGGACTAGAATTACTGGCTGAAGAAGCCTTAACTGATGTTTCGTTTATGTTGCGAACGACACATTTGCAAAAACTACGCAATATTCTTGACGATCCTGAAGCTACAGACAACGATCGTTTTGTAGCTTATAATTTGCTTCAAAATGCTTCGGTCGCTGCCGAAGGTCAGTTACCAAGTTGCCAAGATACAGGAACGGCAATTGTAATGGCCAAAAAAGGAGAAAGCATCTTTACTGGTGTTGATGATTCTGAATGGTTGAGTAGAGGAATTTTCAATACGTACCAAAAACGTAATTTACGTTACTCGCAGATTGTTCCGATTTCGATGTTTGAAGAAAAAAATTCAGGTTCGAATCTTCCGGCACAAATTGATATTTATGCTAAAAAAGGAACTTCTTATGAGTTCTTGTTTATGGCAAAAGGTGGTGGATCTGCTAATAAAACATACTTATACCAACAAACTAAGTCTTTATTGAATGATAAATCTATGGATGCTTTCATTCGCACAAAAATCAAAGATTTAGGAACTTCGGCTTGTCCGCCTTACCATTTGGCTTTAGTAATTGGAGGAACTTCTGCGGAAGCAAATCTAAGTGCGGTTAAAAAAGCTTCGGCAGGATATTATGATCATTTACCAACTTCCGGAAATATGGCTGGTCAGGCTTTTCGTGATATCGAATGGGAGCAACGCGTTCAGAAAATCTGTCAGGAAAGTGCGATTGGAGCGCAATTTGGAGGGAAATATTTTACGCATGACGTTCGTGTCATTCGTTTGCCACGTCACGCAGCTTCTTGTCCGGTTGGATTAGGAGTTTCGTGTTCTGCTGATAGAAATATCAAAGGAAAAATTACTAAAGACGGAATCTTCGTTGAACAATTAGAAGTAAACCCGAAACAATTTTTACCGGAAACTGCTCCACATTTAGAAGCTCCTGTAGAAATTGATCTTGATATGCCAATGGCTGATATTCTGGCTAAATTGAGCCAATATCCAATTAAAACTCGTTTGAAATTAAACGGAACTGTGATTGTTGCCCGTGATATTGCTCACGCAAAAATCATGGAATTATTGGAAGCCGGAAAACCAATGCCGGAATATTTTAAAAATCACCCTGTTTATTACGCCGGACCTGCAAAAACTCCGGAAGGAATGGCTTCAGGAAGTTTTGGACCTACAACTGCCGGACGTATGGACGTTTATGTTGATGAATTCCAGAAACATGGCGGAAGTATGATTATGCTTGCAAAAGGAAACCGTACCAAACAAGTTACAGATGCATGTCATAAATATGGCGGATTCTACTTGGGTTCTATTGGTGGTCCTGCAGCAATTTTGGCGCAAGACAATATCTTAAAAGTTGAAGTTGTTGATTTTGAAGAATTAGGAATGGAAGCTGTTAGAAAAATTACCGTTAAAGATTTCCCTGCTTTTATCATTACTGATGATAAAGGAAATGATTTCTTTGAGAATTTGTAA
- a CDS encoding 3'-5' exonuclease, translated as MIEKINLNNILFLDIETVPEEENFNSLDAEMQSLWDHKTQYQRKDDFTPEEFYDRAGIWAEFGKIICISVGYFTIKGDVRNFRVTSFFGDEKKILKDFNNLLNNHFNQPQHLLCGHNAKEFDIPFIARRMIINQIAIPDKLNLFGKKPWEIAHLDTLELWKFGDYKHFTSLKLLTKILGVPSPKGDIDGSQVGHVYYVEKDIDRIITYCEKDTIAVAQVFLRLRREELLIDDEIIHV; from the coding sequence ATGATTGAAAAAATAAACCTCAACAACATATTATTTCTCGATATAGAAACTGTTCCGGAAGAAGAGAACTTCAATTCGCTTGACGCGGAAATGCAATCTTTATGGGATCATAAAACACAATATCAAAGAAAGGACGATTTTACTCCGGAAGAATTTTACGATCGCGCCGGAATTTGGGCCGAATTTGGGAAGATTATCTGTATTTCGGTTGGATATTTTACAATAAAAGGTGACGTCAGAAACTTTAGAGTAACATCGTTTTTTGGCGATGAAAAGAAGATATTAAAGGATTTCAATAATCTGCTGAACAATCATTTTAATCAGCCACAACATCTTTTATGCGGACATAATGCCAAAGAGTTTGATATTCCGTTTATTGCCCGAAGAATGATCATCAATCAAATTGCGATTCCGGACAAGCTTAATCTATTTGGGAAGAAACCTTGGGAAATTGCTCATTTAGACACTTTAGAATTATGGAAGTTTGGCGACTATAAACATTTCACGTCTTTAAAGTTGCTGACTAAGATTCTCGGTGTTCCATCGCCAAAAGGCGATATTGACGGAAGTCAGGTTGGCCATGTTTATTACGTAGAAAAAGACATCGACAGAATCATAACGTATTGCGAAAAAGATACAATTGCCGTAGCGCAGGTTTTCCTTCGCTTACGCCGAGAAGAATTATTGATCGATGATGAAATTATTCATGTATAA
- a CDS encoding SDR family NAD(P)-dependent oxidoreductase: protein MTQISILGCGWLGLPLAKSLIVKKRYSVNGSTTSENKLTVLENAGINPFLVALESESVSESIIPFLAESEILIIDIPPKLRGNNDVSSRKVFVEKIENLIPFIEKSTVKKVLFVSSTAVYGNDNGNITEETIPNPETESGKQLLLAEAILQKNQNFETTILRFGGLIGEDRHPVKHLAGKENLENPDAPINLIHQNDCIKIIEEIISQSKWNEIFNAVAPFHPTREEYYTQQAKEQNLVLPKFSAEKSNIKKTISSEKIETILNYQFKLDVY, encoded by the coding sequence ATGACTCAAATAAGCATATTAGGTTGCGGTTGGCTTGGTTTGCCTTTAGCGAAAAGCTTAATCGTAAAAAAGCGTTATTCGGTAAACGGATCAACAACTTCTGAAAATAAACTTACTGTTTTGGAAAATGCAGGAATAAATCCGTTTTTGGTAGCGCTTGAAAGCGAAAGTGTTTCTGAAAGTATCATTCCTTTTTTAGCTGAAAGCGAAATCTTAATTATTGATATTCCGCCTAAATTGAGAGGAAATAATGATGTTTCTTCCCGAAAGGTTTTTGTCGAAAAAATAGAAAATCTAATTCCGTTTATAGAAAAATCAACCGTAAAAAAAGTACTTTTCGTAAGTTCAACTGCGGTTTATGGCAATGACAACGGAAACATTACCGAAGAAACTATTCCGAATCCAGAAACTGAAAGCGGAAAACAATTGCTTTTGGCGGAAGCTATTTTACAAAAAAATCAAAATTTCGAAACTACTATTTTACGCTTCGGCGGATTAATTGGCGAAGATCGTCATCCTGTTAAACATTTAGCCGGAAAAGAAAACCTTGAAAATCCAGACGCGCCCATAAATTTAATTCATCAAAATGATTGTATAAAAATCATTGAGGAAATAATAAGCCAATCAAAATGGAATGAAATTTTTAACGCCGTTGCACCTTTTCATCCAACTCGAGAGGAATATTATACGCAACAAGCAAAAGAACAAAACTTAGTTTTACCCAAATTCAGCGCTGAAAAATCGAATATCAAAAAGACTATTTCAAGTGAAAAAATAGAAACTATATTAAACTATCAATTTAAACTGGATGTTTATTGA
- a CDS encoding DUF2207 domain-containing protein — translation MVRHFRFIFTFSILLLSLSQCFAQTDSTATEEHERTERIKQFHSDILVKENGNIVVTETITVYAAEQEIDHGIFRELPMKNYSPKARRNNFYTVLDVTKDWLKEPYHTKINSENFTIYVGDKHISLKEGTYTYKITYEVEAQILPYDNFDEVYWNVTGNYWQFEIENVSAKVILPNGTSILQTHCYTGVLGSKESDCNSKIGGNSVYFTSKNLKQEEGFTVAVGFPKGIVHQPFFSPHYKMEEFVSAGKLLLAFLPVSICFLFFYFSWKTYGKDPLPSYESSESIDLKGRFSATSLRYLKERYSNSQTLLVSIISLSIKGAIEITGNGLQTWKEGFEYYLVKGTKTTNLSQEENAVLETLFKESNTFAINAESYIVFGEAEKALEKSLKSQYNLKDYFSFNLKQIFIGVLLTIVAIAGYSYLTAGTALLFVIFGFSMMMLTVLLITIAIKSIRSKQAAIAFPCIIISIFTGVFTYASFFAVNIDKNYSALNALVIFLLLAGFAIYLSLIGSYTKLGLAVKNQTENLKQQLLNYVLDQNSDIIKTYEENLPYAFALSIEKEWNLKFEEALKNLNYTSNWIKTSDGSVGFSNQIVVHFYNTYNSSSASSSSSSGSSGGGSSGGGGGGGGGGGW, via the coding sequence ATGGTAAGACATTTCAGGTTTATATTCACTTTCAGCATTTTATTACTTTCATTATCGCAATGTTTCGCCCAAACAGATTCTACGGCAACAGAAGAACATGAACGTACTGAAAGAATAAAACAATTTCACTCAGACATTCTCGTTAAAGAAAACGGAAACATTGTCGTTACCGAAACTATTACCGTTTATGCCGCAGAACAAGAAATAGATCACGGTATTTTTCGCGAACTTCCAATGAAAAATTATTCACCTAAAGCTCGTAGAAATAATTTTTATACCGTTTTGGATGTTACCAAAGATTGGCTCAAAGAACCTTATCACACAAAAATAAATAGCGAGAATTTCACGATTTATGTTGGCGACAAACACATTTCACTTAAAGAAGGAACTTATACTTATAAAATAACTTACGAAGTCGAAGCGCAAATTCTGCCATACGACAACTTCGACGAGGTTTATTGGAATGTTACCGGAAACTATTGGCAATTTGAAATCGAAAATGTTTCGGCAAAAGTAATTTTACCAAACGGAACATCTATTTTACAAACGCATTGTTATACCGGAGTTTTAGGATCAAAAGAAAGTGATTGTAATTCAAAAATCGGTGGGAATTCGGTTTATTTTACTTCAAAAAATTTAAAACAAGAAGAAGGTTTTACTGTAGCCGTAGGATTTCCAAAAGGAATTGTTCATCAACCGTTCTTTTCACCGCATTACAAAATGGAGGAATTTGTCTCGGCAGGAAAATTGCTTTTAGCATTTCTACCCGTTTCAATTTGTTTCCTGTTTTTCTATTTTTCATGGAAAACCTATGGCAAAGATCCTTTACCTTCTTATGAAAGCAGTGAATCTATAGATTTAAAAGGACGTTTTTCTGCAACTTCGCTGCGATATCTAAAAGAAAGATATTCTAATTCTCAAACACTTTTGGTTTCGATAATTAGTCTTTCGATTAAAGGCGCGATCGAAATTACCGGTAACGGATTACAGACATGGAAAGAAGGATTCGAATATTATCTGGTAAAAGGGACAAAAACAACAAATTTATCGCAGGAAGAAAATGCCGTTTTAGAGACTTTATTCAAAGAAAGTAACACTTTTGCAATCAACGCTGAATCTTACATTGTTTTTGGCGAGGCAGAAAAAGCGCTTGAAAAATCACTTAAAAGTCAATACAATCTAAAAGATTATTTTTCTTTCAATCTAAAACAAATATTTATTGGGGTGCTGCTCACAATTGTTGCAATTGCCGGATATAGTTACTTAACGGCAGGCACAGCATTGTTATTTGTGATCTTTGGTTTTTCTATGATGATGCTTACCGTGCTATTAATCACTATAGCCATCAAGTCAATTAGAAGTAAACAAGCTGCAATAGCTTTTCCTTGCATTATTATTTCCATTTTTACTGGCGTTTTTACCTATGCTTCTTTTTTTGCCGTTAACATCGATAAAAACTATTCGGCTCTAAATGCATTAGTTATATTTTTACTACTTGCCGGTTTTGCAATATATCTGAGCTTGATTGGTTCTTATACTAAACTGGGACTTGCTGTAAAAAACCAAACTGAAAATTTAAAACAGCAATTATTAAATTATGTTTTAGATCAAAATTCAGATATTATAAAAACATACGAAGAAAATCTTCCCTACGCTTTTGCATTGAGTATTGAAAAAGAATGGAATTTAAAATTTGAAGAAGCCTTAAAAAATCTAAATTACACCAGTAACTGGATCAAAACCAGCGATGGTTCTGTGGGATTCTCCAATCAAATTGTAGTTCATTTTTATAATACTTATAATTCCTCTTCAGCTTCGAGCTCTTCCAGCAGCGGAAGTTCAGGTGGTGGAAGTTCCGGCGGAGGTGGTGGAGGAGGCGGTGGCGGTGGCTGGTAG
- a CDS encoding methylated-DNA--[protein]-cysteine S-methyltransferase: MNHTVHIQTPIGIARIIGDENGVSEISVLDEGEISTEIPDELKDAALQLQEYFDKKRLTFDFKLNPKGTEFQQKVWKSLLEIPYGKTISYMDQTKKLGDVKAIRAVASANGKNPLWIVVPCHRVIGTNGSLTGYAGGLSRKKWLLEHENPTTQQSLF, translated from the coding sequence ATGAATCATACAGTTCATATCCAGACTCCTATAGGAATTGCGCGAATTATTGGGGACGAAAATGGAGTTTCGGAGATTTCTGTTTTAGATGAAGGAGAAATTTCTACAGAGATTCCCGATGAATTAAAAGATGCCGCTCTTCAACTTCAGGAATACTTTGACAAAAAAAGACTCACTTTTGATTTCAAACTAAACCCAAAAGGAACCGAGTTTCAGCAAAAAGTATGGAAATCTCTATTAGAAATTCCATATGGAAAAACGATAAGTTACATGGATCAGACTAAAAAGCTGGGCGATGTAAAAGCAATTCGTGCCGTAGCATCTGCAAATGGCAAAAATCCGTTATGGATTGTCGTGCCTTGCCATCGTGTTATTGGCACAAATGGCTCGCTAACAGGTTATGCAGGAGGTTTATCTCGTAAAAAATGGTTACTCGAACATGAAAACCCAACAACGCAACAAAGTTTGTTTTAA
- a CDS encoding GNAT family N-acetyltransferase: protein MEYSIRKCEVSDLPKLVILCQKHAEYEKADYSPEGKEEGLKKALFGEHPKLNCFVVATDNDIVGYVSYTFDFSTWSAGDFLYMDCLYLEENTRNFGIGEVLINKLKEIAKDKNCVNMQWRTPQFNERAIKFYNRIGAKGKDKICFFLDL from the coding sequence ATGGAATATTCAATAAGAAAGTGCGAAGTATCAGACTTGCCAAAATTGGTCATTTTATGTCAAAAACATGCCGAATATGAAAAAGCCGATTATTCGCCGGAAGGAAAAGAAGAAGGATTGAAAAAAGCATTGTTTGGCGAACATCCAAAATTAAACTGTTTTGTAGTTGCAACCGATAATGATATCGTTGGATATGTCTCTTATACTTTTGATTTTTCGACCTGGAGCGCGGGTGATTTCTTGTATATGGATTGTCTTTATCTGGAAGAAAACACCAGAAACTTTGGAATTGGTGAAGTCTTAATCAACAAACTTAAAGAAATTGCAAAAGACAAAAACTGTGTCAACATGCAATGGCGAACGCCTCAATTTAATGAAAGAGCGATAAAATTCTACAACAGAATTGGCGCAAAAGGAAAAGACAAAATTTGTTTCTTTTTAGATTTGTAA
- the tnpA gene encoding IS200/IS605 family transposase, producing the protein MSNTFHQVYIQVVFAVKYREAVITNECKPKILSVIGNLINETGCKTIIVNGTEDHIHCLLALKPTISISDLMKVIKGKSSKFINDHQLTKHRFEWQVGYGAFSYSKSHIDSVYKYIANQEEHHKKQNFKDEYSSFLDKYNATFDKRCLFENLM; encoded by the coding sequence ATGTCAAATACATTTCATCAAGTTTATATTCAGGTTGTTTTTGCAGTAAAATATAGAGAAGCAGTCATTACGAATGAATGTAAACCTAAAATATTAAGCGTAATTGGAAATTTAATAAATGAAACCGGTTGTAAAACGATTATCGTAAATGGTACCGAAGATCACATTCATTGTCTTTTAGCGCTTAAACCCACAATTTCTATTTCGGATTTGATGAAAGTTATAAAAGGAAAATCATCGAAATTTATAAATGATCATCAATTGACAAAACATAGATTTGAATGGCAAGTAGGCTATGGCGCTTTTTCTTATAGTAAATCTCACATCGATTCGGTCTATAAATACATTGCCAATCAGGAAGAACATCACAAAAAACAAAATTTCAAAGATGAATATTCTTCTTTTTTAGACAAATACAATGCGACATTTGATAAAAGATGTCTTTTTGAAAATCTAATGTAA
- a CDS encoding winged helix DNA-binding domain-containing protein, whose amino-acid sequence MTHSEISHYRLISQKLYKSTPFSPQEIVRHLGAMQAQDYAMAKWAIGSRCDSSEKAIEEAVNSAEIIRTHILRPTWHFVASDDIYWMLDVSAPQVKRFTASAAKKYGYDDKKLDQVNSQIEKMLSGNNHLTRDEIMQELNIKKTSNEDFLSAAIMMNAELDGLVCNGRMKGKQITYSLLEERVIKPKNKLTKEEALAKLALRYFKSHGPATLLDFSWWSGFPPTTCKLTINAIELQLNSIEIDNQTYWFGNDISVESDFRESVHFLPAFDEILISYKTREASILSEHQSKAFTNNGIFKPIILENGKVIGTWKRTIKKDHAKIETQFFHETENHKKAILFEELKAFENYLGTKIVIE is encoded by the coding sequence ATGACACATTCGGAAATATCGCATTATCGTCTTATTTCGCAAAAGCTTTATAAATCGACTCCATTTTCGCCACAGGAAATTGTACGGCATTTAGGCGCGATGCAAGCGCAGGATTATGCGATGGCAAAATGGGCGATTGGTTCTCGCTGTGATTCTTCTGAAAAAGCGATTGAAGAAGCTGTAAATTCAGCAGAAATTATTCGAACTCATATTCTAAGACCAACTTGGCATTTTGTTGCTTCCGATGATATTTACTGGATGCTGGATGTTTCGGCGCCACAAGTCAAACGATTTACCGCTTCGGCTGCCAAAAAATATGGTTATGATGATAAAAAACTAGATCAGGTTAATTCTCAAATCGAAAAAATGTTAAGTGGAAATAATCATTTGACTCGCGACGAAATCATGCAGGAACTTAATATCAAGAAAACTTCTAATGAAGATTTTTTAAGTGCCGCGATTATGATGAATGCGGAATTGGATGGTTTAGTTTGTAACGGAAGAATGAAAGGCAAACAAATCACTTATTCTCTACTTGAAGAAAGAGTTATTAAACCAAAAAACAAACTTACAAAAGAAGAAGCGTTAGCAAAATTAGCGCTTAGATATTTCAAAAGTCATGGTCCTGCAACGTTACTTGACTTTTCGTGGTGGTCTGGTTTTCCGCCAACTACCTGCAAATTGACTATTAATGCAATAGAGTTGCAATTGAATTCTATTGAGATTGATAACCAAACTTATTGGTTTGGAAATGATATTTCTGTAGAATCTGACTTCCGCGAAAGCGTACATTTTCTTCCTGCTTTTGATGAGATTTTAATTTCGTATAAAACTCGTGAAGCATCTATTTTATCGGAACATCAATCTAAAGCTTTTACCAATAATGGAATCTTTAAACCAATTATTCTCGAAAACGGAAAAGTTATTGGAACCTGGAAAAGAACTATTAAAAAAGATCACGCCAAAATAGAAACGCAATTTTTTCATGAAACCGAAAATCATAAAAAAGCAATTCTGTTTGAAGAGCTTAAAGCTTTTGAAAACTATCTGGGAACAAAAATTGTTATTGAATAA
- a CDS encoding nucleoside recognition domain-containing protein, whose amino-acid sequence MVLSRFWLTIFISSIIFIIISLFTANTYTIDYVLNGKKDDPILISEKYAEQLPAFIKDSIKKAPDQTMIINRDTLNADTTYVYKNKTVKIYSGVQKSDGLLPTCKTTLLDLILPLIAYLAFFCGLMELLIISGVSGKLAKALSPVFVKVFPSIPKNHPSISYMTLNFAANFLGLDSAATPFGLKAMESLQEINPDKDKASDAQIMFMCLHASGLTLIATSIIGYRAAANASNPADVMLPCIITSFIGTIAAFLIVGIKQKINFKSASLVIALMVLIAAIVGLLMYVNHLDLIGKNYFTANLSGLILIGIIVATLIFSFIHEKKFTEANTTVFDAFVVGANNGVKTGVTIFPYVLGMLVAISLFRNSGLFEIISDGIAFIFSNMGVNKQITDALPVAMLRPFSSAGSRGFLIDSMNTFGADSLTGRLSSIFQCSAESTFYVIAVYFGSVNIKNTRYALGTMLLVDVICVITAIFVASWFF is encoded by the coding sequence ATGGTATTAAGTAGATTTTGGTTAACTATTTTTATTTCGTCGATTATCTTTATTATAATCAGCTTATTCACAGCCAACACTTATACTATTGATTATGTTTTGAATGGAAAAAAGGATGATCCTATTCTTATTTCAGAAAAATATGCGGAGCAACTTCCTGCTTTTATCAAAGACAGCATCAAAAAAGCGCCGGATCAGACTATGATTATAAATCGTGATACGCTTAATGCCGACACAACTTACGTTTATAAAAACAAAACCGTAAAAATCTACAGCGGGGTTCAAAAATCAGATGGTTTATTACCAACTTGCAAGACTACTTTACTCGATTTGATTCTGCCACTTATCGCCTATTTAGCTTTTTTCTGCGGATTAATGGAACTTTTAATCATTTCTGGAGTATCTGGAAAATTAGCTAAAGCTTTGAGTCCGGTTTTTGTAAAAGTATTTCCAAGTATTCCAAAAAATCACCCTTCTATATCGTATATGACGTTAAACTTTGCAGCGAACTTCTTAGGATTAGATTCTGCTGCAACGCCATTTGGTCTTAAAGCAATGGAAAGTTTACAAGAAATAAACCCGGATAAAGACAAAGCCAGTGACGCACAAATTATGTTTATGTGTCTACATGCTTCTGGTTTGACTTTGATAGCGACTTCAATTATTGGTTATCGCGCTGCTGCGAATGCAAGCAATCCCGCTGATGTTATGTTGCCTTGTATCATTACTTCGTTTATTGGTACAATTGCCGCCTTTTTAATTGTTGGAATCAAACAGAAAATCAACTTTAAGAGCGCTTCACTTGTTATCGCCTTAATGGTATTAATCGCCGCCATTGTTGGTTTGTTGATGTACGTGAACCATTTGGATTTAATAGGAAAAAATTATTTTACCGCTAATCTTTCAGGATTAATATTAATCGGGATAATTGTTGCGACTTTGATTTTTTCATTCATACATGAAAAGAAATTCACCGAAGCAAACACTACCGTTTTTGATGCTTTCGTAGTTGGGGCAAATAACGGAGTTAAAACGGGAGTTACGATTTTTCCTTATGTTTTAGGAATGTTAGTCGCTATTTCGTTATTCAGAAACAGTGGTTTATTTGAAATTATTAGTGATGGAATTGCTTTTATTTTCTCAAATATGGGTGTCAACAAACAAATTACCGATGCTTTGCCGGTTGCAATGTTAAGACCTTTTAGTTCTGCAGGATCACGAGGATTTTTGATTGATTCAATGAATACTTTTGGTGCAGATTCCTTAACGGGAAGATTAAGCAGCATTTTTCAATGTAGTGCCGAAAGTACTTTTTATGTGATTGCTGTTTACTTTGGTTCTGTTAATATCAAAAATACCCGATATGCTTTAGGCACAATGCTTCTGGTTGATGTGATTTGTGTAATTACGGCGATTTTTGTTGCTAGCTGGTTTTTTTAA
- a CDS encoding PAS domain-containing protein, whose protein sequence is MKTNKFEEASSRHSLPIMAWEFHCEYLRELKAVLTDLKKMKKISEQFAWDDVNLDIKDRIQEEVVLVTDVNLKIVFASNGLKKMTGYKEEEVLGKTPRMFQGPTTCKTAVEEMREAVKLQIPFEKTIQNYRKDGRVYKCKINASPVFNIKGKLTHFIAFEKNLSA, encoded by the coding sequence ATGAAAACTAATAAATTTGAAGAAGCTTCAAGTCGTCATTCACTGCCAATTATGGCATGGGAATTTCATTGTGAATATTTGAGAGAATTGAAAGCTGTTTTGACTGATTTGAAGAAAATGAAAAAGATATCGGAACAATTTGCCTGGGACGATGTTAATCTTGATATCAAAGATCGAATTCAAGAGGAAGTTGTTTTGGTTACAGATGTAAATCTCAAAATTGTTTTTGCTTCAAATGGACTAAAAAAAATGACGGGTTACAAAGAAGAAGAAGTTCTTGGGAAAACACCAAGAATGTTTCAGGGGCCAACAACGTGTAAAACTGCCGTAGAAGAAATGAGAGAAGCAGTTAAATTGCAAATCCCATTTGAAAAAACAATTCAAAACTACAGAAAAGATGGTAGAGTTTATAAATGTAAAATTAATGCTTCGCCGGTTTTTAATATAAAAGGGAAATTAACGCATTTCATAGCTTTCGAAAAAAATCTTAGTGCATAA